From a region of the Eulemur rufifrons isolate Redbay chromosome 7, OSU_ERuf_1, whole genome shotgun sequence genome:
- the BHLHE40 gene encoding class E basic helix-loop-helix protein 40, translated as MERIPSAQPPPACLPKAPGLEHGDLPGMDFAHMYQVYKSRRGIKRSEDSKETYKLPHRLIEKKRRDRINECIAQLKDLLPEHLKLTTLGHLEKAVVLELTLKHVKALTNLIDQQQQKIIALQSGLQAGELSGRNVEAGQEMFCSGFQTCAREVLQYLAKHENTRDLKSSQLVTHLHRVVSELLQGGPSRKPSDPAPKAMDFKEKPSSLAKGSEGPGKNCVPVIQRTFAHSSGEQSGSDTDTDSGYGGESEKGDLRSEQPYFKSDHGRRFTVGERVGAIKQESEEPPTKKSRMQLSDDEGHFPSSDLISSPFLGPHPHQPPFCLPFYLIPPSATAYLPMLEKCWYPTSVPVLYPGLNASAAALSSFMNPDKISAPLLMPQRLPSPLPAHPSVDSSVLLQALKQIPPLNLETKD; from the exons ATGGAGCGGATCCCCAGCGCGCAGCCACCTCCCGCATGCTTGCCCAAAGCGCCGGGACTGGAGCACGGAGACCTACCAGG GATGGATTTTGCCCACATGTACCAGGTGTACAAGTCGAGGCGGGGAATAAAGCGGAGCGAGGACAGCAAG GAGACCTACAAATTGCCGCACCGGCTCATCGAGAAAAAGAGACGTGACCGGATTAACGAGTGCATCGCCCAGCTGAAGGATCTCCTACCCGAACATCTCAAACTTACA ACTTTAGGTCACTTGGAAAAAGCAGTGGTTCTTGAACTTACCTTGAAGCATGTGAAAGCACTAACAAACCTAATTGATCAGCAACAGCAGAAAATCATTGCCCTGCAGAGCGGTTTACAAGCTG GTGAGCTGTCAGGGAGAAATGTCGAAGCAGGTCAAGAGATGTTCTGCTCAGGTTTCCAGACATGTGCCCGGGAGGTGCTTCAGTACCTGGCCAAACATGAGAACACTCGGGACCTGAAGTCTTCTCAGCTTGTCACCCACCTCCACCGCGTGGTCTCAGAGCTGCTGCAGGGTGGTCCCTCCAGGAAGCCGTCAGACCCAGCTCCCAAAGCGATGGACTTCAAGGAGAAACCCAGCTCCCTGGCCAAAGGCTCGGAAGGCCCTGGGAAAAACTGTGTTCCAGTCATCCAGCGGACTTTCGCTCACTCAAGCGGGGAGCAGAGCGGCAGCGACACGGACACAGACAGTGGCTATGGTGGAGAATCCGAGAAGGGCGACCTGCGCAGTGAGCAGCCATACTTCAAAAGCGATCATGGACGCAGGTTCACCGTGGGAGAAAGGGTCGGCGCCATTAAGCAAGAGTCCGAAGAACCACCCACAAAAAAGAGCCGAATGCAGCTCTCAGATGATGAAGGCCATTTCCCCAGCAGTGACCTGATCAGCTCCCCATTCCTGGGCCCACACCCACACCAGCCTCCTTTTTGCCTGCCCTTCTATCTCATCCCACCGTCAGCGACTGCCTACCTGCCCATGCTGGAGAAGTGCTGGTATCCCACGTCCGTGCCAGTGCTATACCCAGGCCTCAATGCCTCCGCCGCAGCCCTCAGCAGCTTCATGAACCCGGACAAGATCTCGGCTCCCTTGCTCATGCCCCAGAGACTCCCTTCTCCCTTGCCGGCCCATCCTTCCGTCGACTCGTCTGTCTTGCTCCAGGCTCTGAAGCAGATCCCCCCTTTAAACTTAGAAACCAAAGACTAA